CATTCTGCGGACAGCGCTGGAGCAGGGCGAAGTGGAGCATTTCGAAGTCAAGGAACCGACGTTAAACCAAATCTTTATCAGAGCGGTGGGTGAATCTCATGAATAAAATGGGAACGATTATTGGATTCACGTTCAAGAACAAAGCGAGAACGAAATCCTTTTTGATTACGACGCTGATTATGGTGCTGCTGCTCAGCATCGGAATGAATATCCCTTATTTTATCCAAGTGTTCAAAGGCGAAGACGGTGGCGCTCAAAGCTCGGGCGTCCACATCGCCGTCATTGCGGAGAACGGCAGCCCCGCCGCGCAGCTTCTGCAAGCTTACACCAAGCAGCCGGGCTTGGACGCGACCGTCACCCCGTATCCCGCAGCCGATGCCGCCGGCTTGAAACAGGCGCTCTCGGATGGCAAAGTGGACGGATATCTCACCTTTACGGAGCAGAGCGGAGCGGGACTCGGTTCGGTCGTCTTCCACTCCACGGACGACAGTGCCAAGGCGAAGAGCTTTCTGCAGGCCGCGCTTCAGCAGGTCAACGCGCAGCTGATCGCGGGCGACCGGCTGACTCCGCAGCAGATCGCGGCGATGAACGCGCCGGTGCAGCTTGGCACCGAGAAGATCAGCGCGGACGGGGTAGCGGCTCAGGTTAAATCCCATCCGTTGATCAACTATGTCATTGTCTACATTTTACTGATTCTGTTCTTTATGTCGATTATGATGACCGGCAATATGATCGCGGCAGAGGTCACCTCGGAGAAAAGCTCGCGCATCATGGAGATTCTGATTACCAGCGCCTCGCCGCTGGCGCAAATGTTCGGCAAAGTCATCGGCATTTTCCTGGTCGGCCTGCTGCAAATCGCCATTATCGCGGCCGCCATCGCCGCCAACCTGATGCTGCCGCATAATTCGGGCATTCTGCAGGATTTCAATCTCGATCTGGGACAGCTCAGCGTCAGCCTGCTGCTGTACGGAATCGTTCTGTATATTCTCGGCTATTTCATGTTCGCCCTGATGTATGCCGCCGTCGGCTCCATCGTCAGCCGCACCGAGGACCTCGGGCAGGCCGCGATGCCGGTCATGATGCTCGGCTTCGTGAACTTCTACGTTCCGCTGTTCAGCATTTCGACCCCGAATACCCTGCTGATCAAGGTCACAAGCTTTATCCCGTTCACGTCGCCCCTCAGCATGCTGCTTCGGATCGGCGTCGGCGATGTAGCCGCATGGGAAATTATCCTGTCGCTGCTGCTTCTACTCGTTACGATCTTCGGCCTAGGCTGGCTGGCCGCGAAGATTTACCGCACCGGCGTGCTGATGTACGGCAAGCGCCCGAGCATCAAGGAGCTGCGCAAGGCGATGAAGGCTTATAAGATATGAGGGAGAGCGGTAAATTGTGATGTGAGTTATATTTATAACTGAGACAATTTATATTAATAGTTGAGACTTTTATATCGTCTATTTGATACAATAAATGGTGTACCAGTAGGGTCAAATCCTTGATTCTACTGGTTTTTTTCATTGTGTGGATATGATCATCGTATAAATATGAGTCACAGCGGGTAGCATAATAATAATTATGAATATATGGTTTCGGATGATACTTCCCGTTAAAAGGAGGTTGGTATATGGATTGGAGCGATAAGAGTTGGCTTAAAGAGACGAAAGGTATACTCCGAAGAGGAAGGTTAGTAACCGCGGAAGTAAGTGGCATCTCATATTATTGGCAGCTTTTTTGGTCGTACCAATAATCGACCGATGGACTACGAATCGTTAAATGAAAGGTTGTTTTATTATTTTTTGGAATTAGATTCCCAAGTGGTTAGGTATTACATTCAAGTAATAGCTGTGCCGATGCTAACTAAAAATAAAGAATGATTACATGTACCGGATGTTAGAGTTCTCCCCAGTTATTTCGCCAAAACCGGACAAATGAGCGGATACCTGGTTCCCCAGACTTCCTCGAAGCGGTCCACTTTGAGCAGTACCCCTTCCTATGTTTCGGCTTTGTGGATCGGCTTCGGATCGGCGGTGACTTTTCTTGAGGTCTTTGTACGACACGTAGCGAGTGGAATTCCGGATTTGGTGAATGATACACTTCTGGATTTCGGTCTTTGGATAACAGGAGGAAATGGCCTCGGAGAACCCGTTCAGGTTGTCCGCGTAGATGATGAGGATGTCCTGGACGCCTCGGCTCCGGAGGTCA
This region of Paenibacillus sp. URB8-2 genomic DNA includes:
- a CDS encoding ABC transporter permease; the protein is MNKMGTIIGFTFKNKARTKSFLITTLIMVLLLSIGMNIPYFIQVFKGEDGGAQSSGVHIAVIAENGSPAAQLLQAYTKQPGLDATVTPYPAADAAGLKQALSDGKVDGYLTFTEQSGAGLGSVVFHSTDDSAKAKSFLQAALQQVNAQLIAGDRLTPQQIAAMNAPVQLGTEKISADGVAAQVKSHPLINYVIVYILLILFFMSIMMTGNMIAAEVTSEKSSRIMEILITSASPLAQMFGKVIGIFLVGLLQIAIIAAAIAANLMLPHNSGILQDFNLDLGQLSVSLLLYGIVLYILGYFMFALMYAAVGSIVSRTEDLGQAAMPVMMLGFVNFYVPLFSISTPNTLLIKVTSFIPFTSPLSMLLRIGVGDVAAWEIILSLLLLLVTIFGLGWLAAKIYRTGVLMYGKRPSIKELRKAMKAYKI